TCTCTCTACAGCTTTTAAAATTTCTCTCTCTTCAATTAAGCTCACGATTTTCTCAATATCCTTATGCATTACTCTATCATTACCCAATTTTTTCACGTTCTTTCTTATCACTTTATAAGCTTCCTCTACGCCAATGCCTGCTTTTAATGGTCTATTAAATTCCAAGCCCTGCGCCGCGCAGAGAAACTCGATTGCAACTATGTACTCTACATTTCTTAGTATTTCTAACGCCTTCCTTGCACTGATGGTACCCATACTCACGTGATCTTCTTGATTTGCAGAAGTTGGTATGGAATCAACGCTTGCAGGATGTGCTAAGCATTTATTCTCGCTTGCTAATGCTGCAGCTGTATATTGCAGAGCCATCAACCCTGAGTTGAGCCCGCTTTTGTCAGTAAGAAAAGGGGGCAAGCCGCTAAGTTTAGTATCAAGTAACCTTGCAATTCTGCGCTCTGCAAAACTGCCTATTTCTGCGAGTGCAATTGATAAAGAATCCATTGCAATTGCTATATGCTCGCCATGAAAATTTCCTGAGGGTAAGAGCTCGTTTCCAAAAACAAGAGGATTATCAGTTGCAGAATTTATCTCTGTCTCAGTAATTTTTCTTACCCAATCCAAAACATCTTTGCTTGCACCAAGCACTTGCGGTATGCATCTTATAGTATATGGGTCTTGTACTCTTTCGCACTCTCTATGCGATATTATTACTTCGCTTTTAGCCAGCAACTTTCTTAAGTTATTTGCAATTTCAATTTGCCCTCTGTGCGGTCTCGCTCTCATTATTCTATCATCAAAAGTTCTATCAGTGCCTTTTAACGCTTCGAGCGAGATAGCAGAAGCAACTTGAGAGTGCTTGAGTATGTTCTCTGCATCATAGACAGCAAGCACTGCAATAGCAGTCATTACGCTGGTACCGTTAATTAAAGCAAGTCCTTCTTTGGCTTGAAGCTCTAGCTTCTTTAATCCTGCCCTTTGCAATGCCTCTCGTGCGCTAATTTTCCTACCGTTAAATAAGCAATCCCCTTCACCAATAATAGTTAGTGCTAAGTGAGCTAAAGGCGCCAAGTCTCCGCTAGCGCCTACGGAGCCCTTTTCGTAAATACAGGGAACGAGCTTTTTATTAAGCAATTCAATCAGCATTTCCACAAGCTCTAAGCGCACACCTGAACAGCCCTTTGCTAGAGTATTCGCCCTGATTAAAATGATAGCCCTTACAACATTTTCAGGCAATAAATTGCCTACCCCACTTGCATGACTCATTATTAAATTTTTTTGTAACTGAAGCACATCTTTCTGCGGTATGGCAATGGTACAGAGCTCTCCAAAACCTGTTTTTATACCGTATGCTGCTTTTCCTTCCTTAACAACTTTATCTATTAGCTTTCTTGCTTTTGTTATTTTTAACTTTGCCCTCTCAGAAAGTTTTACTCGCGCGTAGTTTCTTGCAACTTCAACAACATCTTCTATACTCAGTGTTTCGCCGTCTATGATTACTGGTTTCATTTTTTTCCTTTGTGCATATAGAATTATAACCTTTTATCCTTTTCCTCGTCTTCATTCAACTATTGGAAATAATAGTAAATGTGATGTAAGTTACGGAAGTATCACGTAGCTCCTAGCCTAGCCCCAACCTACTCGGCAATCTTAATCCTCTCCTGCATGTCACTCACTCATCGGCATTTTAATTTTCTTAGCTTTTGCAAATTTTATTGCTTCTTCATAGCCTGCGTCTGCATGCCTTACAATACCTATTCCAGGATCGCAAGTTAAAACTCTTTCTAGTTTTTCATCGCTTTCTTTGCTGCCATCTGCAATCACTATCATACCTGCATGAGTACTATAGCCTATACCTACGCCGCCACCGTTATGCAGAGCAACTAAATCAGCGCCGCAGGCTACGTTGAGCATAGCATTAAGCAGAGGCCAATCTGCAATTGCATCGCTTTTGTCAAGCATACCTTCTGTTTCACGAGTAGGCGAAGCCACGGAGCCACAATCTAAATGGTCTCTTCCTATAGCTATCGGCGCTTCTAGCTTACCATTCTTAACCATCTCATTGATAATTTTACCAAATCTAGCTCTTTCGCCATAGCCTAGCCAGCATACTCTTGAAGGTAAGCCTTCAAAAGGTACTTTAGCTTCCGCTAACTTAATCCAATTAACAAGCTGCTTATTATCCCTAAACTCTTTAATAACAACTTTATCTGTTTCTATGATATCTTGTTTCTCGCCCGATAATGCAACCCATCTAAAAGGTCCTCTACCTTGGCAGAACATAGGTCTAATATATGCGCTAACGAACCCTGGGTAAGAAAAAGCATCTTTTAAGCCTGCTTCAAAAGCTTGTCCTCTTAAATTATTGCCGTAGTCAAAAGCTATTGCCCCTCTTTCTTTAAATTTAATTATTGTTTTGCAGTGCAAAGCCATGCTTTCCATAGCTTTTTTTATATATTCTTTAGGGTCATTAGCTCTGAGCTCAAAAGCCTCTTTTAAATTATCGCCCCAATAGCCTTTGGGTACGTAGCCGTTAAGTGCGTCGTGAGCGCTAGTCTGATCTGTGACGACATCAGGCACTATATCTTTAGCTAGAAGCTCTGGGTGCACATCAGCGCAATTACCTATAAGACCTATTGATAGAGGCTTCTTTTCGGCTTTAGCATTCCTCACAATTTCAAGTGCTTCACTTAGCTCCTCGACAATCTCGTCGCAAAATTTTGCAGCCAACCTTTTCTTTGCTCTACTTCTGTCAACTTCTACAACCAGTGCAACACCTCCATTCATTGTAATAGCTAAGGGCTGGGCGCCACCCATTCCACCAAGCCCGCCTGTCAGGCACAATTTACCCAGCAAAGAGCCTTTGAAATGGGCTCTTGCACAAGCTGCAAATGTTTCGTAAGTGCCTTGAATTATACCTTGAGTACCTATATAGCACCAACCGCCAGCGGTCATTTGCCCGTACATTGTTAAGCCGAGCGCTTCGAGCTCATAGAACTTTTCCCAAGTGCTCCATTTTGGCACTAAGTGAGCGTTAGCAATAAGCACTCTAGGCGCTAGTTTGTGAGTTTTAAATACAGCTACAGGCTTGCCCGACTGCACAATTAAAGTCTCGTTCTCTTCAAGCTCTTTCAACATTTCTACGATCTTCCAGTAGCAATCCCAGTTTCGCGCTGCTTTGCCAGCACCGCCATAAATTATTAACTTCTCAGGAATTTCTGCGTTCTCTAAATTATTCTGTAGCATTCTCAAAATGCCTTCTGTGCGCCAGCTCTTGCATTGCAGCTTTTTGCCGCGATTGGCTTTGATAAAATGTTTCATAATGCTATGAAAGGAGTTAGCAAGTAAAAAGTTTTANNNNNNNNNNNNNNNNNNNNNNNNNNNNNNNNNCTATATCCATACTCCCCTATCATAGGAACGAACATGCAGCCGCCTAAATTTGTAGTCTTTATTTTATTGTTTATTTTTTCAACTAAAATTAAGTCCTGCATATATCTACTGCCTATAGGCAATAATAATTTACTGTTTTCTTTGAGTTGCTCAATTAATGGTGAAGGTATTTTAGGTGCCCCGCAAGTGGCGAATATTCTATCGTATGGCGCGAATTGCTCCAGTCCTCTAGAGCCGTCACCAACAACCACTTCAACATTTTTTATTCCTGCAATTTCAAGATTTTTACTTGCCTGCTCTGCAAGCTCTGAGTATCTTTCAACTGTGTAGATTTTACCCTTTTCACCTACAACCACAGATGCTACTGCTGAATGATAGCCAAGCCCAGTGCCTATCTCAAGAACTTTATGACCTTTCCTTAGCTCTAAACTTTCGAGCATAATTGCCACCATATGAGGTGCAGAAATAGTTTGGCCGAGTCCTATTTCTAAAGGATAATCTTCATAAGCCTGAGCTCTAACTCTTTCAGGAACGAATAAATGTCTAGGCACGACAGAGATAGCCTCTATTATTTCAGGTGTTTTCAAATAGCCCCAACGTATTAGATGCTTGACTAGCTTCGCTCTTCTCAACTCATAATTCATCTCCTCCTCTTTCATTAGCAGATAGAACGACTTGTGGCAAATAAAAATTACCCTAGCATAGAAATCTTTAAATACGAGTAAGGCACATTATTAACAACTGGGATGGGAATATACGAAGCTCTCGTAATCATAATCTTGTTTTTTCAGGGGAGAGCTAGCGGAGATTATCTTTTTATGAGGTATTAACAAATATGTATTTAAAAGAAATTTATTTGGAAAACTTCAAATCCTTTGGCAAGAGGTTGCGTATTCCGCTACTTCCCGGGTTCACTGGAATTACTGGTCCTAACGGCTCTGGTAAAAGTAATATTTTAGATGCAGTGCTTTTCGTGCTAGGACCTAAAAGCTCTAAGGTGATAAGAGCCGGGAAACTTACAGACCTTATTTTTGATGGCGGAGCCTCAAAACAACCTTGTGATTTTTGTAAAGTATCGCTTGTGTTTGATAATCTAGATAGAGTACTACCACTTGACACCGGGGTTGTTTTAACTAGATTAGTAAAATACTCAAACAGTCACGAGACGCAAAATTACTATTCCTATTTCTATATTAATGGTAGAGCATCTTCACTCACAGAGTTCGAGAATTTACTAGCTTACGCTAATATTTCAGGCGAGGGCTATAATATAATTCAGCAAGGCGACGTCAACTTAATTATCAGTATGAGTAGCGTCGAGCGAAGGAAAATACTTGATTCTATCGCAGGAATAACTAAATTCGATAGCGATATTCAGAAATCAGAAAATGAAAAAGTCGCTATAGATACAAATTTAGAGAAGATTCAAATAATATTAGAGGAGCTAAATTCCAGACTCGCTCAATTAGAGCACGAAAGTAAAAGAGCATTAGAATATAGGAATTTAAAGAATGAGCTAATGCTCAGAAAGTATCAGATGGGTATTAAGAAGCGACGAAGTTACGAAGGAGAGATCAAAAGAACAAAAGAAGAGATGGAAAGNNNNNNNNNNNNNNNNNNNNNNNNNNNNNNNNNNNNNNNNNNNNNNNNNNNNNNNNTTGAAATTGAAAATGATAAACTTGCTGAGCTTGAAAGTAAAATTGCAGAATACGGTGGCGAGGAGCTTAAAGAGCTAAGCGAAAAAATTATCAAATTAAGGGAAGAGCTTGTGAAGGTTACTGAGGGTGTAAAGTATTGCAAAGACGCAATTGAAA
This sequence is a window from Candidatus Thermoplasmatota archaeon. Protein-coding genes within it:
- a CDS encoding AAA family ATPase — encoded protein: MYLKEIYLENFKSFGKRLRIPLLPGFTGITGPNGSGKSNILDAVLFVLGPKSSKVIRAGKLTDLIFDGGASKQPCDFCKVSLVFDNLDRVLPLDTGVVLTRLVKYSNSHETQNYYSYFYINGRASSLTEFENLLAYANISGEGYNIIQQGDVNLIISMSSVERRKILDSIAGITKFDSDIQKSENEKVAIDTNLEKIQIILEELNSRLAQLEHESKRALEYRNLKNELMLRKYQMGIKKRRSYEGEIKRTKEEME
- a CDS encoding protein-L-isoaspartate O-methyltransferase gives rise to the protein MNYELRRAKLVKHLIRWGYLKTPEIIEAISVVPRHLFVPERVRAQAYEDYPLEIGLGQTISAPHMVAIMLESLELRKGHKVLEIGTGLGYHSAVASVVVGEKGKIYTVERYSELAEQASKNLEIAGIKNVEVVVGDGSRGLEQFAPYDRIFATCGAPKIPSPLIEQLKENSKLLLPIGSRYMQDLILVEKINNKIKTTNLGGCMFVPMIGEYGY
- the hutU gene encoding urocanate hydratase, whose translation is MKHFIKANRGKKLQCKSWRTEGILRMLQNNLENAEIPEKLIIYGGAGKAARNWDCYWKIVEMLKELEENETLIVQSGKPVAVFKTHKLAPRVLIANAHLVPKWSTWEKFYELEALGLTMYGQMTAGGWCYIGTQGIIQGTYETFAACARAHFKGSLLGKLCLTGGLGGMGGAQPLAITMNGGVALVVEVDRSRAKKRLAAKFCDEIVEELSEALEIVRNAKAEKKPLSIGLIGNCADVHPELLAKDIVPDVVTDQTSAHDALNGYVPKGYWGDNLKEAFELRANDPKEYIKKAMESMALHCKTIIKFKERGAIAFDYGNNLRGQAFEAGLKDAFSYPGFVSAYIRPMFCQGRGPFRWVALSGEKQDIIETDKVVIKEFRDNKQLVNWIKLAEAKVPFEGLPSRVCWLGYGERARFGKIINEMVKNGKLEAPIAIGRDHLDCGSVASPTRETEGMLDKSDAIADWPLLNAMLNVACGADLVALHNGGGVGIGYSTHAGMIVIADGSKESDEKLERVLTCDPGIGIVRHADAGYEEAIKFAKAKKIKMPMSE
- the hutH gene encoding histidine ammonia-lyase, whose amino-acid sequence is MKPVIIDGETLSIEDVVEVARNYARVKLSERAKLKITKARKLIDKVVKEGKAAYGIKTGFGELCTIAIPQKDVLQLQKNLIMSHASGVGNLLPENVVRAIILIRANTLAKGCSGVRLELVEMLIELLNKKLVPCIYEKGSVGASGDLAPLAHLALTIIGEGDCLFNGRKISAREALQRAGLKKLELQAKEGLALINGTSVMTAIAVLAVYDAENILKHSQVASAISLEALKGTDRTFDDRIMRARPHRGQIEIANNLRKLLAKSEVIISHRECERVQDPYTIRCIPQVLGASKDVLDWVRKITETEINSATDNPLVFGNELLPSGNFHGEHIAIAMDSLSIALAEIGSFAERRIARLLDTKLSGLPPFLTDKSGLNSGLMALQYTAAALASENKCLAHPASVDSIPTSANQEDHVSMGTISARKALEILRNVEYIVAIEFLCAAQGLEFNRPLKAGIGVEEAYKVIRKNVKKLGNDRVMHKDIEKIVSLIEEREILKAVERPVGKLE